A single region of the Salarchaeum japonicum genome encodes:
- a CDS encoding aldo/keto reductase, protein MEYTTLGDTGMEVSRICLGCMSFGTPEWREWVLDEDESREIIERAIDLGINFFDTANMYSNGESERVLGDVLSEYDRDSQVVATKAFFQMDDDNPNAGGLSRKAIEQELANSLDRLGMDTIDLYQIHRWDYDTPIEQTLRALDDAVRRNQVRYIGASSMWTHQFADALHASDSLDLERFATMQNHYNLAYREEEREMLPYTQKEGVGVLPWSPLARGFLTRPHEDIDATRRGETEEHMYEHPYREGGGLEINERVEELADEKDVTMAQISLAWVLHKDWVDAPIVGTTSVEHLEDAVEALDIELSDSDIDYLEEPYQPVPVSGHQ, encoded by the coding sequence ATGGAGTACACGACCCTCGGCGACACTGGCATGGAGGTCAGCCGCATCTGCCTCGGATGCATGAGCTTCGGCACCCCGGAGTGGCGCGAGTGGGTGCTCGACGAGGACGAGAGCCGGGAGATAATCGAACGCGCAATCGACCTCGGCATCAACTTCTTCGACACCGCGAACATGTACTCGAACGGCGAGTCCGAACGCGTGCTCGGGGACGTCCTCTCCGAGTACGACCGGGATTCGCAGGTCGTCGCCACGAAGGCGTTCTTCCAGATGGACGACGACAACCCGAACGCGGGCGGCCTCAGCCGGAAAGCCATCGAGCAGGAACTCGCGAACTCCCTCGACCGACTGGGGATGGACACTATCGACCTCTACCAGATTCACCGCTGGGACTACGACACGCCAATCGAGCAGACGCTGCGCGCGCTCGACGACGCCGTCCGCCGCAACCAGGTGCGGTACATCGGCGCGTCCTCGATGTGGACGCATCAGTTCGCGGACGCGCTCCACGCGAGCGACAGCCTCGACCTCGAACGGTTCGCGACCATGCAGAACCACTACAACCTCGCGTACCGCGAGGAGGAACGCGAGATGCTCCCCTACACCCAGAAGGAAGGCGTCGGCGTGCTCCCGTGGAGTCCGCTCGCGCGCGGCTTCCTCACCCGCCCCCACGAGGACATCGACGCCACCCGCCGCGGCGAGACGGAAGAACACATGTACGAACACCCCTACCGGGAGGGCGGCGGCCTCGAAATCAACGAACGCGTCGAAGAACTCGCCGACGAGAAGGACGTGACGATGGCGCAAATCAGCCTCGCGTGGGTGCTCCACAAGGACTGGGTGGACGCTCCCATCGTCGGCACCACGAGCGTCGAACACCTCGAAGACGCCGTCGAAGCCCTCGACATCGAACTCAGCGACTCCGACATCGACTACCTCGAAGAACCCTACCAGCCCGTGCCCGTCAGCGGCCACCAGTAA
- a CDS encoding enoyl-CoA hydratase/isomerase family protein: MSDLVELDVSEGVATVTVTRPESLNSVDAATLDALADAFADAARRDARAVVLTGAGEKAFVAGADIEYMSDIGAAEAEAYARKGHDLTRAIEEFPAPVVAAINGYAFGGGLELALACDLRVASERAVLGQTEIDLGVIPGWGGTQRLPRLVGDETARRMIYFGDRIDATDAYEEGLVGDVIAHDELRDHAHSLARDLAAQPQFALAAAKEAINESHRTTLDAGLDFERRTWAGLFGTSDQREGMAAFLEDRDPDFD; this comes from the coding sequence ATGAGCGACCTCGTCGAACTCGACGTCTCGGAGGGCGTGGCGACGGTGACGGTGACGCGTCCGGAGAGCCTGAACAGCGTTGACGCGGCGACGCTGGACGCGCTCGCGGACGCGTTCGCGGACGCCGCGCGCCGGGACGCCCGCGCCGTCGTGCTCACGGGCGCGGGCGAGAAGGCGTTCGTCGCGGGCGCGGACATCGAGTACATGTCGGACATCGGGGCCGCCGAGGCGGAGGCGTACGCGCGGAAGGGCCACGACCTCACGCGCGCCATCGAGGAGTTCCCCGCGCCCGTCGTCGCGGCCATCAACGGCTACGCGTTCGGCGGTGGCCTCGAACTCGCGCTCGCCTGCGACCTCCGCGTCGCGTCCGAGCGCGCCGTGCTCGGACAGACCGAAATCGACCTCGGCGTGATTCCGGGCTGGGGCGGCACCCAGCGCCTCCCCCGGCTCGTCGGCGACGAGACCGCGCGCCGCATGATTTACTTCGGCGACCGCATCGACGCCACCGACGCCTACGAGGAAGGCCTCGTCGGCGACGTCATCGCGCACGACGAGCTTCGCGACCACGCGCACAGCCTCGCGCGCGACCTCGCGGCGCAACCCCAGTTCGCGCTTGCCGCCGCGAAGGAAGCCATCAACGAGAGCCACCGCACCACGCTCGACGCCGGCCTCGACTTCGAGCGCCGCACGTGGGCGGGCCTGTTCGGCACGTCCGACCAGCGCGAGGGCATGGCGGCGTTCCTCGAAGACCGCGACCCCGATTTCGACTAA
- a CDS encoding Glu/Leu/Phe/Val family dehydrogenase, with translation MSESNPFENLQEQIEDAAGFLPDGVGDDVLERLKNPERVLETNLTVDMDDGSIESFRAYRSQFNGDRGPYKGGIRYHPGVTRDEVKALSGWMVYKCAVVDIPYGGGKGGIVVDPSEHSADELERLTRSFAKEVRPFIGADKDIPAPDVNTGQREMNWIKDTYEKLENTTEPGVITGKSIENGGSEGRVEATGRSVMFAAREVFDYLDTDLDGATVAVQGYGNAGWIAAKLLDEQGASVVAVSDSSGAIHDPEGLDPVAVKEFKNDSGHVTGYDDAEELTNRDLLTLDVDLLVPAALENAIDEDIARDVQADVIVEAANGPLTPDADDVLQDSDITVVPDILANAGGVTVSYFEWVQNRQRFSWTENRVNDELERVITDAFDELTHAYETLDLPSLRTAAYVVAIQRVVDAYTGNGNWP, from the coding sequence ATGAGCGAGTCCAATCCGTTCGAGAACCTGCAGGAGCAAATCGAGGACGCCGCCGGTTTCCTCCCCGACGGCGTCGGCGACGACGTGCTCGAACGACTCAAGAACCCCGAGCGCGTGCTGGAGACGAACCTCACCGTCGACATGGACGACGGCAGCATCGAGTCCTTCCGCGCCTACCGCTCCCAGTTCAACGGCGACCGCGGCCCCTACAAGGGCGGCATCCGCTACCACCCCGGCGTCACCCGCGACGAAGTGAAAGCCCTCTCCGGATGGATGGTGTACAAGTGCGCCGTCGTCGACATCCCCTACGGCGGCGGGAAGGGCGGCATCGTCGTCGACCCCAGCGAGCACTCCGCGGACGAACTCGAACGCCTCACGCGGTCGTTCGCGAAGGAAGTCCGGCCGTTCATCGGCGCTGACAAGGACATCCCCGCGCCCGACGTGAACACCGGCCAGCGCGAGATGAACTGGATAAAGGACACCTACGAGAAACTCGAAAACACCACTGAACCCGGCGTTATCACCGGAAAATCCATCGAGAACGGCGGGAGCGAGGGCCGCGTCGAAGCCACCGGTCGCTCGGTGATGTTCGCCGCACGCGAGGTCTTCGACTACCTCGATACGGACCTCGACGGCGCGACCGTCGCCGTCCAGGGCTACGGGAACGCCGGCTGGATCGCCGCGAAACTCCTCGACGAACAGGGCGCGTCCGTCGTCGCCGTCAGCGACTCAAGCGGCGCAATCCACGACCCCGAGGGGCTCGACCCCGTCGCCGTCAAGGAGTTCAAGAACGACTCCGGGCACGTCACCGGCTACGACGACGCCGAGGAACTCACCAACCGCGACCTCCTCACGCTCGATGTCGACCTCCTCGTCCCCGCCGCCCTCGAAAACGCCATCGACGAAGACATCGCCCGCGACGTACAGGCCGACGTCATCGTCGAAGCCGCGAACGGCCCCCTCACCCCCGACGCCGACGATGTCCTCCAGGACTCGGACATCACCGTCGTCCCCGACATCCTCGCGAACGCCGGCGGCGTCACAGTCAGCTACTTCGAATGGGTGCAGAACCGCCAGCGCTTCTCCTGGACCGAAAACCGCGTCAACGACGAACTCGAACGCGTCATCACCGACGCCTTCGACGAACTCACCCACGCCTACGAAACCCTCGACCTCCCCAGCCTCCGCACCGCCGCCTACGTCGTCGCCATCCAACGCGTCGTAGACGCGTACACGGGCAACGGGAACTGGCCCTAA
- a CDS encoding RIO1 family regulatory kinase/ATPase domain-containing protein: protein MSVRRFVRGTVPWNRLEALARELGERYGESPVRVAFLDAENWFSTPFVVNDEYFVKVVTPQNATVHALFTGMRNLGVFSSGTEGFFEQFEDAYAMAAYEYDATERMRDSGLNVPEPVDVFEFDDMGVLVLEYLPEFTPLDDLPPANIEAYAPELFAGLRAMHDHGVAHGDLRGENVLVSDGDLYFIDATNVREGREAAARAYDLACALAVLEPLVGASVAVAAACEHYDATDLLDAWEFLDFVNIRPDHDFDAGALKGEIESAAA from the coding sequence ATGAGCGTTCGGCGGTTCGTCCGCGGCACGGTTCCCTGGAACCGGCTGGAAGCCCTCGCCCGCGAGCTCGGCGAGCGCTACGGCGAGTCGCCGGTGCGCGTGGCGTTCCTCGACGCGGAGAACTGGTTCTCGACGCCGTTCGTGGTGAACGACGAGTACTTCGTGAAGGTCGTCACGCCCCAGAACGCGACCGTGCACGCGCTGTTCACGGGAATGCGGAACCTCGGCGTGTTCTCCTCGGGCACCGAGGGCTTTTTCGAGCAGTTCGAGGACGCGTACGCGATGGCCGCCTACGAGTACGACGCCACCGAACGCATGCGGGACTCCGGACTGAACGTCCCGGAACCCGTGGACGTGTTCGAGTTCGACGACATGGGCGTGCTCGTCCTCGAATACCTCCCCGAGTTCACGCCGCTCGACGACCTCCCCCCGGCGAACATCGAGGCGTACGCGCCCGAGCTGTTCGCGGGCCTCCGCGCGATGCACGACCACGGTGTCGCGCACGGCGACCTCCGCGGGGAGAACGTCCTCGTCTCCGACGGCGACCTCTACTTCATCGACGCGACGAACGTCCGCGAGGGCCGGGAGGCCGCGGCGCGCGCCTACGACCTCGCGTGCGCGCTCGCCGTGCTCGAACCGCTCGTCGGCGCGAGCGTCGCCGTCGCCGCCGCGTGCGAGCACTACGACGCCACCGACCTCCTCGACGCCTGGGAGTTCCTCGACTTCGTGAACATCCGGCCCGACCACGACTTCGACGCCGGCGCGCTCAAGGGCGAAATCGAGTCGGCCGCCGCGTAA
- a CDS encoding acyl-CoA dehydrogenase family protein produces MDFSVPDEHRMIRDTVREFCEEEIEPIAQDIEDDHRFPAEIFDALADLDMLGVPVSEDYGGLGADYLTYSLVAEELGRVSGSIGLSYVAHTSLASKPIELFGTDEQKERWLRPLAEGDYLGSWALTEPGSGSDASDMDTTAERDGDGYRINGTKQFITNASVAGSVLVKAVTDPDAGYDGISTFIVDPDEDDGFEVTTEWEKMGLNASPTCEIVFDDLYVPENRLLGAEGEGWKQTMKTLDGGRISIAALSTGLAEGAYQAAHSYAQEREQFGKPISKFDAIRDKIVNMYRRTERARLLTHKAATEYDKGESVSTESALAKLDASEAARKNAEDAVQTLGGYGYTTDFAPQRFYRDAKLMEIGEGTSEIQHMVLGRELGL; encoded by the coding sequence ATGGATTTCAGCGTCCCCGACGAACACCGGATGATTCGGGACACCGTCCGCGAGTTCTGCGAGGAGGAAATCGAACCCATCGCGCAGGACATCGAGGACGACCACCGGTTCCCCGCCGAAATCTTCGACGCGCTCGCCGACCTCGACATGCTCGGCGTCCCCGTCTCCGAGGACTACGGCGGGCTCGGCGCGGACTACCTCACGTATTCGCTCGTCGCGGAGGAACTCGGCCGCGTCTCCGGCTCCATCGGTCTCTCGTACGTCGCGCACACCAGCCTCGCCTCCAAACCCATCGAGCTGTTCGGCACCGACGAGCAGAAGGAGCGCTGGCTCCGCCCGCTCGCCGAGGGCGACTACCTCGGGTCGTGGGCGCTCACGGAACCCGGGAGCGGGAGCGACGCGAGCGACATGGACACCACCGCCGAACGCGACGGCGACGGCTACCGCATCAACGGCACGAAGCAGTTCATCACGAACGCCTCCGTCGCCGGGTCGGTGCTCGTGAAGGCCGTCACCGACCCCGACGCGGGCTACGACGGCATCTCCACGTTCATCGTCGACCCCGACGAGGACGACGGCTTCGAGGTCACGACCGAGTGGGAGAAGATGGGACTGAACGCCTCCCCGACCTGCGAAATCGTCTTCGACGACCTCTACGTCCCCGAGAACCGCCTGCTCGGCGCGGAGGGCGAGGGCTGGAAACAGACGATGAAGACGCTCGACGGCGGCCGCATCAGTATCGCCGCGCTCTCCACGGGCCTCGCGGAGGGCGCGTACCAGGCCGCGCACTCCTACGCGCAGGAGCGCGAGCAGTTCGGCAAACCCATCTCGAAGTTCGACGCCATCCGCGACAAAATCGTCAACATGTACCGGCGCACCGAACGCGCCCGCCTCCTCACGCACAAGGCCGCCACCGAGTACGACAAGGGCGAGAGCGTGAGCACGGAGTCCGCGCTCGCGAAACTCGACGCCTCGGAGGCCGCGCGGAAGAACGCCGAGGACGCCGTCCAGACCCTCGGCGGCTACGGCTACACCACCGACTTCGCCCCCCAGCGCTTCTACCGGGACGCCAAACTCATGGAAATCGGGGAAGGAACGAGCGAAATCCAGCACATGGTTCTGGGCCGCGAACTCGGCCTCTGA
- the ggt gene encoding gamma-glutamyltransferase has product MDFEYPWAFESRRSAVHARNGMVATSHPVAAQAGLSVLRDGGNAADAAVATAAVLNVVEPHMTGIGGDAFALTQFDDEYEALNASGPAPDGADIETYRERTDATDESGDPAMPTDGGLPVTVPGALAGWDALAERYGTRSLGALLEPAVEYAREGVPVSEFVARQFAQAAPRIREYDETAETFLDGDDDPYEAGDTLRNPAFADTLERIQSEGIDAFYGGPIGEGVVETVREHGGELAVSDLEAYSPEWTDPISTEYGGLEVLEHPPNGQGTVALEALNVASEFDLPDDPTNPDRLHHLIEAVKIAFADGYEHITDPDTYDVPLETMLSESYAAERAREIGHRASVRDAKAGDHADTVYLTVVDGDGNAVSFINSIYMNFGSALTTGGFALQNRGHSFSLDSAHANSLEPGKRPFHTIIPAMLREDGEFRASWGVMGGSMQPQGHLQVVANLRAKLNPQAALDAPRFRWLADNRVALETTRIPDDVVTNLEGRGHRVVDEDTFFDAGGHWGGGQVVWRDDDGTLVGGSDPRKDGHAVGF; this is encoded by the coding sequence ATGGACTTCGAGTACCCCTGGGCGTTCGAGTCGCGGCGGTCGGCCGTACACGCGCGAAACGGGATGGTCGCGACGAGCCATCCGGTCGCCGCGCAGGCAGGCCTTTCCGTCCTCCGAGACGGCGGGAACGCGGCGGACGCGGCGGTCGCGACCGCGGCCGTGTTGAACGTCGTGGAGCCACACATGACGGGTATCGGCGGGGACGCGTTCGCGCTCACGCAGTTCGACGACGAGTACGAGGCCTTGAACGCGAGCGGCCCCGCACCCGACGGCGCGGACATCGAGACGTACCGCGAACGCACGGACGCGACCGACGAGAGCGGCGACCCGGCGATGCCGACCGACGGCGGGCTTCCGGTCACGGTTCCGGGCGCGCTCGCGGGCTGGGACGCGCTCGCGGAACGCTACGGCACCCGGAGCCTCGGCGCGCTCCTCGAACCCGCGGTCGAGTACGCACGGGAGGGCGTGCCCGTGAGCGAGTTCGTCGCCCGCCAGTTCGCGCAGGCCGCCCCCCGAATCCGCGAGTACGACGAGACGGCCGAGACCTTCCTCGACGGGGACGACGACCCGTACGAGGCCGGGGACACCCTCCGAAACCCCGCGTTCGCGGACACCCTCGAACGAATCCAGTCGGAGGGCATCGACGCGTTCTACGGCGGCCCCATCGGCGAGGGGGTCGTGGAGACCGTGCGCGAACACGGCGGCGAACTCGCCGTCTCCGACCTCGAAGCGTACAGCCCGGAGTGGACCGACCCCATCAGCACCGAGTACGGCGGCCTGGAAGTCCTCGAACACCCGCCGAACGGCCAGGGGACGGTCGCGCTCGAAGCGCTGAACGTCGCGAGCGAGTTCGACCTCCCCGACGACCCGACGAACCCCGACCGCCTCCACCACCTCATCGAGGCCGTCAAGATAGCGTTCGCCGACGGCTACGAGCACATCACCGACCCCGACACCTACGACGTGCCGCTGGAGACGATGCTCTCGGAGTCGTACGCGGCGGAACGCGCCCGCGAAATCGGCCACCGCGCGAGCGTCCGCGACGCGAAGGCGGGCGACCACGCCGACACCGTCTACCTCACCGTCGTGGACGGCGACGGGAACGCCGTCTCCTTCATCAACTCCATCTACATGAACTTCGGGAGCGCGCTCACCACGGGCGGGTTCGCGCTCCAGAACCGCGGCCACTCGTTCAGCCTCGACTCCGCCCACGCGAACAGCCTCGAACCCGGCAAGCGCCCGTTCCACACCATCATTCCCGCGATGCTCCGCGAGGACGGCGAGTTCCGCGCGTCCTGGGGCGTGATGGGCGGGTCGATGCAACCGCAGGGCCACCTCCAGGTCGTCGCGAACCTCCGTGCGAAACTGAACCCGCAGGCCGCGCTGGACGCGCCGCGGTTCCGCTGGCTCGCGGACAACCGGGTCGCGCTCGAAACCACCCGGATTCCCGACGACGTGGTGACGAACCTCGAAGGCCGCGGCCACCGCGTCGTGGACGAAGACACGTTCTTCGACGCCGGCGGTCACTGGGGCGGCGGCCAGGTCGTCTGGCGGGACGACGACGGCACCCTCGTCGGCGGCTCAGACCCGAGAAAAGACGGTCACGCGGTCGGCTTCTAG
- a CDS encoding DUF5797 family protein produces MSLSEEARERLADIVELQPTKNKTLQERWGMESGSEVHQFLEGELKDYYYRDEDSLIRATAEARALVTGEDVGEDDPLRVHLSDLEQQILEVLAGPDERSQSVVSVLHDLENEFDEAFDTGEVRRALRTLERKGVADLIYRTVPTFRLAVPRDAVELAD; encoded by the coding sequence ATGAGTCTCTCCGAGGAGGCCCGCGAGCGCCTCGCCGACATCGTGGAACTCCAGCCCACGAAGAACAAGACGCTCCAGGAGCGCTGGGGGATGGAGTCGGGGAGCGAGGTTCACCAGTTCCTCGAAGGCGAACTCAAGGACTACTACTACCGCGACGAGGACAGCCTCATCCGCGCGACCGCGGAGGCGCGCGCCCTCGTCACCGGCGAGGACGTCGGGGAGGACGACCCGCTCCGCGTCCACCTCAGCGACCTCGAACAACAGATCCTGGAAGTGCTCGCCGGCCCCGACGAGCGCTCGCAGAGCGTCGTCAGCGTCCTCCACGACCTCGAAAACGAGTTCGACGAGGCGTTCGACACGGGCGAGGTGCGGCGCGCGCTCCGCACGCTCGAACGCAAGGGCGTCGCCGACCTCATCTATCGAACCGTGCCGACGTTCCGCCTCGCCGTCCCCCGGGACGCCGTCGAACTCGCCGACTAA
- a CDS encoding PGF-CTERM sorting domain-containing protein: MPSLSTRTSALLAALLAVGLIAGAAVAATNGSVIADPNTPDATATHTVTATVDGGAAGSSWTGLEITYEQTDVSDVGQNDVATIGIDRGDDAAGDTIDVDVSNDLSSVSADSNGETLTVGLGGNYNIGEGDEVVVVYEDVQNPSAGTYTVGLDVNYQSSGGETSATLTIESDTTTTTTTTTTTTTTTTTTTTSDDTTTQTTTAEPTTTAEPTTTAEPTTTSTTTAEDASGARQASVVSMPAAPNASVTHGAMAVVGSANDGSSWTGFQIDYRGTGVDASTVGQNDVVKIGIDRGNDSAGTTVDVNVSDDVSSVSVGGDGQVVTVGLGGNYDLSLGDQLVVVYEDVANGPAGTYEVPVDVNHQSSGGSAVAALAVTETAANSTETTTTTVNADDPTTEGTTAAITETETTTETTESSGSTPGFGVAAAVIAALAVALFARRDT; the protein is encoded by the coding sequence ATGCCCTCACTCTCGACGCGCACGAGCGCTCTTCTCGCGGCGTTGCTCGCCGTCGGCCTCATCGCCGGCGCGGCCGTCGCGGCGACCAACGGGTCGGTCATCGCCGACCCGAACACGCCGGACGCGACCGCGACGCACACCGTCACCGCCACCGTGGACGGCGGCGCGGCGGGGTCGTCGTGGACCGGCCTCGAAATCACGTACGAACAGACGGACGTGAGTGACGTCGGCCAGAACGACGTGGCGACGATCGGCATCGACCGCGGGGACGACGCCGCGGGAGACACCATCGACGTGGACGTCTCGAACGACCTCAGTAGCGTGAGCGCCGACAGCAACGGCGAGACGCTCACCGTCGGCCTCGGCGGGAACTACAACATCGGCGAGGGCGACGAGGTCGTCGTCGTGTACGAGGACGTGCAGAACCCGAGCGCCGGGACGTACACGGTCGGTCTCGACGTGAACTACCAGTCGAGCGGCGGCGAAACGTCCGCGACGCTGACCATCGAGTCCGACACGACCACCACGACGACCACGACAACGACCACCACGACGACCACGACAACGACGACGACGAGTGACGACACGACGACGCAGACCACCACGGCGGAGCCGACCACGACCGCGGAGCCGACCACCACGGCGGAACCGACTACCACGAGTACGACGACGGCGGAGGACGCGTCGGGTGCGCGGCAGGCGTCGGTCGTGTCGATGCCGGCCGCGCCGAACGCGAGCGTGACGCACGGTGCGATGGCGGTCGTCGGGAGCGCGAACGACGGGTCGTCCTGGACGGGCTTCCAGATAGACTACCGCGGGACGGGCGTTGACGCGAGTACCGTCGGGCAGAACGACGTCGTGAAGATCGGTATCGACCGCGGGAACGACAGCGCGGGGACGACCGTGGACGTGAACGTCTCCGACGACGTGAGTAGCGTGAGCGTCGGCGGGGACGGCCAGGTCGTGACCGTGGGCCTCGGCGGGAACTACGACCTCTCGCTCGGCGACCAGCTGGTCGTCGTGTACGAGGACGTGGCGAACGGCCCCGCGGGGACGTACGAGGTGCCCGTGGACGTGAACCACCAGTCGAGCGGCGGGTCGGCCGTCGCGGCGCTCGCGGTGACCGAGACCGCCGCGAACTCGACGGAGACGACGACCACGACCGTGAACGCCGACGACCCCACGACCGAGGGAACGACGGCGGCCATCACGGAGACAGAGACGACGACTGAGACGACCGAGTCCAGCGGGAGTACGCCCGGGTTCGGCGTGGCGGCCGCGGTGATTGCCGCGCTCGCGGTGGCGCTGTTCGCCCGCCGCGACACCTAA
- a CDS encoding HpcH/HpaI aldolase/citrate lyase family protein has translation MVRRSLLFTPGDQPGMMRKAPESGADVLVFDLEDAVAPDKKGVARATVSDVLTSPAFRPDCEVCVRVNPVGVAADDDVAALAPASDHVDAVMLPKAASADDVRTLERLLGEHDVDAAVFALVESAEGVLNAQEVAAADATEAVAFGAEDLSADIGATRTDEGTEVLHAREHVVLAAAAADVDAIDTVYTDIEDGDGLREETAFAAGLGYDGKMAVHPAQVAPIHDAFRPDPADVEWAERVLAAKADADESGRGVFRVDGEMVDAPLVAQAERIVARADADN, from the coding sequence ATGGTTCGACGCAGTCTCCTGTTCACGCCCGGCGACCAGCCGGGGATGATGCGGAAGGCCCCCGAGTCGGGCGCTGACGTGCTCGTGTTCGACCTCGAAGACGCTGTCGCGCCGGACAAGAAGGGCGTGGCGCGCGCGACGGTATCGGACGTGCTGACGTCGCCGGCGTTCCGCCCCGATTGCGAGGTGTGCGTGCGCGTGAACCCCGTCGGGGTCGCGGCGGACGACGACGTGGCGGCGCTCGCGCCCGCGTCCGACCACGTCGATGCCGTGATGCTCCCGAAGGCCGCGTCCGCGGACGACGTGCGGACGCTCGAACGCCTACTGGGCGAACACGACGTGGACGCGGCCGTGTTCGCGCTCGTGGAGTCCGCCGAGGGCGTGCTGAACGCGCAGGAGGTGGCGGCGGCGGACGCGACCGAGGCGGTGGCGTTCGGCGCGGAAGACCTCTCCGCGGACATCGGCGCGACCCGAACCGACGAGGGGACGGAGGTGCTGCACGCGCGCGAGCACGTCGTCCTCGCCGCGGCGGCCGCCGACGTGGACGCCATCGACACCGTCTACACGGACATCGAGGACGGCGACGGCTTGCGCGAGGAAACGGCGTTCGCGGCCGGCCTCGGCTACGACGGGAAGATGGCCGTCCACCCCGCGCAGGTCGCGCCGATTCACGACGCGTTCCGCCCCGATCCCGCGGACGTGGAGTGGGCGGAGCGCGTGCTCGCGGCGAAGGCGGACGCGGACGAGTCGGGGCGGGGCGTGTTCCGCGTGGACGGCGAGATGGTGGACGCGCCGCTGGTCGCGCAGGCTGAGCGCATCGTCGCCCGCGCCGACGCAGATAATTAA
- a CDS encoding MaoC family dehydratase encodes MPGKYYEEFAVGETIEHRKSRTVSESDNQRFCDMTMNQQPLHLDAEFAGDTEFGERLVNGLYTMSLAVGLTIPDTTDGTIVANLSYDNVEHPTPVFHGDTITARSTVTDKRETSDGERGVVTMHVEALNQNDEVVCEFDRTALSLKKEHAE; translated from the coding sequence ATGCCCGGGAAGTACTACGAGGAGTTCGCGGTCGGCGAGACCATCGAACACCGGAAGTCCCGCACCGTCAGCGAGTCCGACAACCAGCGGTTCTGCGACATGACGATGAACCAGCAACCCCTCCACCTCGACGCCGAGTTCGCCGGCGACACCGAGTTCGGCGAACGCCTCGTCAACGGCCTCTACACGATGAGCCTCGCCGTCGGCCTCACGATTCCGGATACGACGGACGGCACCATCGTCGCGAACCTCTCCTACGACAACGTCGAACACCCCACGCCCGTGTTCCACGGCGACACCATCACCGCCCGCAGCACCGTCACGGACAAACGCGAGACCAGCGACGGCGAACGCGGCGTCGTCACGATGCACGTCGAAGCCCTGAATCAGAACGACGAGGTCGTCTGCGAGTTCGACCGCACCGCGCTCTCCCTCAAGAAAGAACACGCCGAGTAA
- a CDS encoding DUF5789 family protein encodes MVTRIKLNELDDALADLPYPMTHGDAVSELDGYVLQYADGEEPLGDVVERSDEDVFDDPSMLDAEIRNNLPTEAVGEPGQSEGEG; translated from the coding sequence ATGGTAACGCGTATCAAGTTGAACGAGCTCGACGACGCGCTCGCCGACCTACCGTATCCGATGACGCACGGGGACGCCGTCTCCGAACTCGACGGGTACGTCCTCCAGTACGCGGACGGCGAGGAGCCGCTCGGGGACGTGGTGGAGCGCTCCGACGAGGACGTGTTCGACGACCCGAGCATGCTCGACGCCGAGATTCGAAACAACCTCCCGACGGAGGCGGTCGGGGAACCCGGGCAGTCCGAGGGGGAGGGCTAA
- a CDS encoding transcription factor S: protein MEFCDDCGSMMHAEDDLWVCDSCGHKQPKDPDANYVLSEEQEASDIIETDGENAGLPTTEARCPECGNDEAYWYMQQIRSADESETRFFVCTECEHTWREDDN from the coding sequence ATGGAATTCTGCGACGACTGCGGTTCGATGATGCACGCGGAGGACGACCTCTGGGTGTGTGACTCCTGCGGGCACAAACAGCCGAAAGACCCCGACGCGAACTACGTGCTCTCCGAGGAACAGGAGGCGAGCGACATCATCGAGACGGACGGCGAGAACGCCGGCCTCCCGACCACGGAAGCGCGCTGTCCCGAGTGCGGGAACGACGAGGCGTACTGGTACATGCAGCAGATTCGGAGCGCGGACGAGTCCGAGACGCGCTTTTTCGTGTGCACGGAGTGCGAGCACACCTGGCGCGAAGACGACAACTAA